A genomic region of Lachnoclostridium edouardi contains the following coding sequences:
- a CDS encoding AEC family transporter → MESFLKMLNTQLVLFIYLCIGYYCSKKSIMDDHTKQKLTDLILKITLPCMIFNSFNKPLTPDVLKETAVVFFVAMVIAVVSFLSGKVLYNHFSHEKKSILQYSTLVNNSGFLGMPMVSSVYGTEGLFYASIFIIPNRIFMWTAGLSLFTQSDFRSKCKNIFLNPCIIVVILGILRQIFLIPIPEFLDTAIGEIGNVTTPLSMFVIGAMMVGVSIPSLLEGSIFYLSFIRLIALPLTALALMRLCHMQELLTGISLILTGMPAGTTSVLLSMKYGVDADFASRCVVTTTLLSMITVPILLLFI, encoded by the coding sequence ATGGAAAGCTTCCTGAAAATGCTGAACACTCAGCTGGTTTTATTTATTTATCTTTGTATAGGTTATTACTGTTCTAAAAAATCAATTATGGATGATCACACAAAGCAAAAACTGACAGATCTGATTTTAAAAATAACTCTTCCCTGTATGATTTTTAATTCCTTTAATAAGCCCCTGACCCCTGATGTACTGAAAGAGACTGCCGTAGTATTTTTTGTGGCAATGGTAATTGCTGTGGTGTCCTTTTTATCAGGAAAAGTTCTGTACAATCATTTCTCCCACGAAAAAAAGAGCATTCTCCAGTACTCCACTCTTGTAAATAACTCTGGTTTCCTGGGAATGCCCATGGTGTCCTCCGTATATGGGACAGAAGGCCTTTTTTACGCCTCTATTTTTATTATACCTAACCGTATTTTTATGTGGACTGCAGGACTTAGCCTTTTTACTCAGTCTGACTTCCGCTCAAAATGTAAAAATATATTTTTAAATCCCTGCATTATTGTAGTAATCCTGGGAATTCTCCGTCAAATTTTCCTTATTCCCATACCGGAATTTCTGGACACAGCTATAGGAGAAATAGGAAATGTTACTACTCCTCTTTCTATGTTTGTAATTGGGGCCATGATGGTAGGCGTATCTATTCCTTCATTATTAGAGGGCAGTATTTTTTATTTGTCCTTTATCCGCCTCATTGCTCTGCCTTTAACTGCCCTTGCGCTTATGCGGCTGTGCCATATGCAGGAGCTTTTAACAGGTATTTCTCTCATTCTTACAGGAATGCCTGCAGGCACCACCAGCGTGCTGTTATCTATGAAGTACGGGGTGGACGCAGATTTTGCTTCCCGCTGCGTTGTCACTACCACCCTGCTTTCCATGATTACTGTGCCAATTTTGCTGCTGTTTATTTAA
- a CDS encoding hydroxyacid dehydrogenase — MKIYIPEDIAQAGKDYLVKRGYEIKLGSSLKEEIMAREVADCQGILVRTAPITEKIMKAGKELKVISKHGVGVDNIDMKAANQLGIQVTNGPMSNASSVAEHAVALMAASARHIPEMDKNVRTGNWASRNQVKLTELEGKTLGLIGLGRIGKLTAQKAVVSFGMKIKAYDNQISQDLAPKYIEMENSLEKLFSSCHVISIHCPLTKETKGLVNSYYLSLMKPGSILVNCARGGIVDEKALYEALVSGQIGGAALDVLEQEPPKLDHPLLRLSNVIFSPHCAAHSKESFDRMAVHAAMGIDQALSQKEITWPVNFI; from the coding sequence ATGAAAATTTATATACCTGAGGATATTGCCCAGGCGGGAAAGGATTATCTGGTGAAAAGGGGATATGAAATAAAACTGGGCTCCTCCTTAAAGGAAGAGATCATGGCCAGGGAAGTTGCAGACTGCCAGGGGATTTTAGTGAGGACTGCTCCTATTACAGAAAAAATAATGAAAGCAGGAAAAGAATTAAAGGTAATCAGCAAACATGGAGTGGGGGTGGACAATATAGATATGAAAGCCGCCAATCAATTAGGTATTCAGGTGACAAACGGTCCTATGTCCAACGCTTCCTCAGTGGCAGAGCACGCAGTAGCTTTAATGGCGGCGTCAGCCCGGCACATTCCGGAAATGGATAAAAATGTAAGAACAGGAAATTGGGCCTCCAGGAACCAGGTGAAATTAACAGAATTAGAGGGAAAAACTTTAGGGCTGATTGGGCTTGGAAGAATTGGAAAATTAACTGCCCAAAAGGCCGTAGTCAGCTTTGGAATGAAGATTAAGGCCTATGATAATCAGATTTCTCAGGATTTAGCTCCAAAGTACATAGAAATGGAGAATTCTCTGGAAAAATTATTTTCCTCCTGCCATGTTATTTCCATTCACTGTCCTTTGACAAAAGAAACAAAAGGTCTTGTAAACAGCTACTATTTATCGCTTATGAAACCAGGCAGCATTTTGGTTAACTGTGCCAGAGGAGGAATTGTAGATGAAAAGGCTTTGTACGAGGCATTAGTTTCCGGACAAATAGGAGGGGCCGCCTTAGACGTGCTGGAACAGGAGCCGCCTAAATTAGATCATCCTCTTTTAAGGCTTTCTAATGTAATATTTAGCCCTCATTGCGCCGCCCATTCTAAAGAAAGCTTTGACAGAATGGCTGTCCACGCGGCTATGGGAATAGATCAGGCGCTGTCCCAAAAGGAAATTACATGGCCTGTAAATTTCATTTAA